In Candidatus Paceibacterota bacterium, one genomic interval encodes:
- the mutS gene encoding DNA mismatch repair protein MutS: protein MASNAQLTPMMAQYRRIKSELPKDALLLFRLGDFYEMFFEDAQTGAQLLNVALTKRGVVPMCGIPFHAANAYVGRLLKAGRKVAICDQMEDARPGQLVKREVTQILSPGTHFDERMLQAERNNFLGAVCAAGRTFGLAFVDLTTGDFTTTEVHGDAEALTELQRLRPVELIYPAEAGQVRDLLQGSRRGAREEGPAPTLNSSSSERGHSFPPGDPRQSGGQESPRSEVARRSNSTAAGYGWILNGYDDWVFAPETALFTVREHFKVASLDGFGLKDHTAAIGAAGGALHYLTQHLRRDVANLTRISFYQRSDYLALDHTTLRHLEILEPLHHDAPRNASLYGALNRTVTPMGARRLRDWLSQPLAAVAPIRRRQEAVQTFMEKVAGHEELRAQLAQVRDLERTLGRLSAGTGNARDLIALRLALEQLPGLRQTLQELMAGTAEPAVRGAELDQSLLANPSPGASADVEAEHPALLEELAGRVTELPDLVELIGRAIVEEPPLAVKEGGLIRDGFDAALDELRVAMRGGKDWIAKLQQDEITRTGIQSLKVRFNSVFGYYIEVTKANLDKVPAEYIRKQTIANGERFITPDLKEMEGKILGAEERSVKLEYELFQRVREAVLGRLAAIQQTAAALAQLDVLGSFAETARLHNYCRPQVGDEGGLFIREGRHPVLEQNLSEERFVPNDARLDGATQIALITGPNMAGKSTYIRQVALLVLLAQTGSFIPAAEARIDLVDRIFTRIGASDDLARGQSTFMVEMCETANILNNATPRSLIILDEIGRGTSTFDGLSLAWSIVEHLHNQVGAKTLFATHYHELTELAGRLPRLKNLNVAVREWHEQIVFLRKIVEGGTDKSYGIQVARLAGVPRAVLERAKEILGNLEESELTPEGNVRQATRRQQDRDKLKQLAPPPQLDLFG, encoded by the coding sequence ATGGCCAGCAACGCCCAACTCACGCCGATGATGGCGCAATATCGCCGCATCAAGAGCGAGCTGCCCAAGGACGCGTTGCTGCTGTTCCGCCTCGGCGACTTCTACGAGATGTTCTTCGAGGACGCCCAGACGGGCGCCCAGCTCCTCAACGTGGCGCTGACGAAGCGCGGCGTGGTGCCCATGTGCGGCATTCCGTTCCACGCTGCCAACGCCTACGTCGGGCGCCTGCTCAAGGCCGGGCGCAAGGTGGCCATCTGCGACCAGATGGAAGACGCGCGGCCCGGGCAGTTGGTCAAGCGCGAGGTGACGCAAATCCTGAGTCCGGGGACGCACTTCGATGAACGAATGCTCCAGGCGGAGCGGAACAACTTCCTGGGCGCCGTGTGCGCTGCGGGGCGGACTTTCGGCCTGGCGTTTGTGGACCTGACCACGGGCGATTTCACGACCACCGAAGTGCATGGGGACGCCGAAGCCCTGACTGAACTCCAGCGCTTGCGTCCGGTGGAACTGATCTATCCGGCAGAGGCGGGGCAGGTGAGAGACTTGTTGCAGGGATCGAGGCGCGGGGCGAGAGAGGAAGGCCCCGCCCCGACCCTGAACTCCTCCTCATCAGAGCGCGGACATTCCTTTCCGCCCGGCGACCCCAGGCAATCGGGCGGACAAGAAAGTCCGCGCTCCGAAGTCGCCCGCCGCTCCAACTCAACGGCTGCGGGCTATGGCTGGATACTCAACGGCTACGACGACTGGGTCTTTGCGCCGGAGACGGCGCTGTTCACGGTGCGCGAGCATTTCAAGGTAGCCTCGCTGGACGGCTTCGGCCTGAAGGACCACACCGCGGCCATTGGGGCGGCGGGGGGGGCGCTGCATTACCTGACGCAACACCTCCGGCGTGACGTGGCGAACCTGACCCGCATTTCCTTCTACCAGCGGAGCGATTACCTGGCGCTGGACCACACCACGCTGCGGCACCTGGAAATCCTGGAGCCCCTGCATCACGACGCGCCCCGGAACGCCTCACTCTACGGCGCGCTTAACCGCACCGTGACACCGATGGGCGCGCGGCGGCTGCGCGATTGGCTCTCTCAGCCTCTGGCGGCGGTGGCGCCGATTCGGCGGCGGCAGGAGGCGGTACAGACGTTCATGGAGAAGGTCGCCGGCCATGAGGAACTGCGGGCGCAACTGGCACAAGTCCGGGACCTGGAGCGGACCCTGGGCCGGCTCAGCGCGGGCACCGGCAACGCGCGCGACCTCATCGCCCTGCGCCTGGCGCTGGAGCAGCTCCCGGGATTAAGGCAGACCTTGCAGGAGTTGATGGCAGGAACCGCGGAACCCGCAGTGCGGGGGGCGGAATTGGATCAGAGCCTCCTTGCGAATCCGTCGCCCGGGGCGTCCGCAGACGTGGAGGCGGAGCACCCTGCCTTGCTGGAGGAACTGGCCGGGCGCGTGACTGAATTGCCGGACCTGGTGGAATTGATTGGGCGGGCAATTGTGGAAGAGCCGCCGCTGGCCGTGAAGGAAGGCGGGCTAATTCGCGACGGCTTCGATGCGGCCCTGGATGAGCTGCGCGTGGCGATGCGCGGGGGCAAGGATTGGATTGCGAAACTGCAGCAGGACGAAATAACGCGCACCGGCATCCAGTCCCTCAAGGTGCGGTTCAACTCCGTGTTTGGCTACTACATCGAGGTCACCAAAGCCAACCTGGACAAGGTGCCGGCGGAGTACATCCGCAAGCAGACGATTGCCAACGGTGAACGGTTCATCACCCCGGACCTTAAGGAGATGGAAGGCAAGATTCTGGGGGCGGAGGAGCGGAGCGTGAAGCTGGAGTACGAGTTGTTCCAGCGTGTGCGCGAGGCCGTTTTGGGGCGGCTGGCGGCGATCCAGCAGACGGCCGCGGCGCTGGCGCAACTGGACGTCCTGGGGTCCTTCGCCGAGACGGCGCGTCTCCACAACTATTGCCGCCCACAGGTCGGCGACGAGGGCGGCTTGTTCATCCGCGAAGGTCGGCATCCGGTGCTGGAGCAGAACTTGAGCGAGGAGCGCTTTGTGCCGAACGACGCGCGGTTGGACGGCGCGACACAGATCGCCCTGATCACCGGCCCCAACATGGCCGGCAAGAGCACTTATATCCGCCAGGTGGCGCTCCTGGTGCTGCTGGCCCAGACCGGGTCGTTCATCCCGGCGGCGGAGGCGCGGATTGACCTGGTGGACCGCATCTTCACACGCATCGGGGCCAGCGACGACCTGGCGCGCGGACAATCCACGTTCATGGTGGAAATGTGCGAGACGGCCAACATCCTCAACAACGCAACGCCCCGGAGCCTGATTATACTCGACGAGATCGGCCGCGGCACGAGCACCTTTGACGGCCTGAGCCTGGCCTGGAGCATTGTCGAGCACCTGCACAACCAGGTCGGCGCCAAAACGCTCTTCGCGACGCATTATCATGAGCTGACCGAGTTGGCGGGGCGGCTGCCGCGACTGAAGAACTTAAATGTCGCCGTGCGCGAGTGGCACGAGCAGATCGTTTTTCTGCGCAAGATCGTGGAAGGTGGCACGGACAAGAGCTACGGCATCCAGGTGGCGCGCTTGGCGGGTGTGCCCAGGGCCGTCCTGGAGCGAGCGAAGGAAATCCTGGGCAACCTGGAGGAGTCCGAACTCACGCCCGAGGGCAACGTGCGCCAGGCGACCCGCCGCCAGCAGGACCGTGACAAGCTTAAACAACTGGCCCCGCCTCCGCAGCTGGATTTGTTTGGCTGA